In the Paraflavitalea devenefica genome, one interval contains:
- a CDS encoding Gldg family protein: MKSVFNIARAELQTLFFSPVAWLIIIIFTVQTSMGFTTAMESWVKYFLQGYKASGLSLDVFANPQYGLYVNVLSYLYLYIPLLTMGLMSREFASGSIKLLYSSPVTNTQIILGKFLSMLVYGLLLVMILLVYVFTAGYFVEAFEWKAILMGLLGVYMLICAYAAIGLFMSSLTAYQVVAAMGTLTVLAILNYMSTLWQDIAFVRDLTYWLSIAGRASSFLAGLFVSEDFLYFLIVMVLFLMLAIIRLQAARQKTRWTASWAKYMGVVTIALLLGYITSRPTFMTFYDATSTKMNTLTPGSQEVIKKLKGGLTITSYTNMLDDKNLWIALPRYVNADLTRFRQYVRFKPDTKIKFVYYYDSVDNPGLAKRYPNMTGKQRMEKIAEYQEMSSKLVISPEAIRKEIDLSSEGNTFVRSIVRENGKQTFLRIFDDQAILPGETEITAALKRLTMEALPKVGFLRGHGERDNHRQGDRNYNRFAQDKPFRYSLINQGFDVADVALDKEVPADVNVMVIADMRNALIDAEKINLDKYIARGGNLLIAGEARRQQAMDALIAPLGVHFAPGTLVSSKDGFLPDFIISKPTKEAGKLIYQYDDMRKRHRVVTMPSTVGLEYTTDKGFAVTPLFVSDSSSWNEIETTNFIDDTVKLNPAIGEVQKSYATGLALSRKAGNKVQKIIILGDADCISNGEISISRQNVGAANYSLIMGAFYWMSDNEVPIDVRRPEFKDDKTSLDKQGMFNLKTTLVWVFPGILLLSALVLWIRRRGR; this comes from the coding sequence ATGAAATCCGTATTTAACATAGCACGTGCAGAACTGCAAACCTTATTCTTCTCACCGGTAGCCTGGCTCATCATTATCATCTTTACGGTGCAAACCAGCATGGGATTTACGACTGCCATGGAAAGCTGGGTAAAATATTTTTTACAGGGATATAAAGCTTCCGGTCTTAGCCTCGATGTATTTGCGAATCCGCAATACGGCTTATACGTAAACGTGCTGAGTTACCTGTACCTGTACATTCCTTTATTAACCATGGGGCTCATGAGCCGGGAGTTTGCCAGTGGGTCAATCAAACTACTATATTCTTCTCCCGTAACCAATACGCAGATCATCCTGGGCAAGTTCCTGTCCATGCTGGTATATGGCCTGCTCCTCGTTATGATCCTGCTGGTCTACGTGTTTACGGCCGGGTATTTCGTGGAGGCTTTTGAGTGGAAAGCGATACTAATGGGTTTATTGGGTGTTTATATGCTCATTTGCGCTTATGCAGCTATCGGTTTGTTTATGTCCAGCCTTACTGCTTACCAGGTGGTAGCAGCCATGGGTACTTTGACCGTGTTGGCGATATTAAACTACATGAGTACACTCTGGCAGGATATTGCCTTTGTGCGTGATCTTACCTATTGGCTATCTATTGCGGGCCGCGCCAGCTCATTCCTGGCTGGTTTATTTGTGAGTGAAGACTTCCTGTATTTCCTTATTGTAATGGTATTATTTCTCATGCTGGCGATCATCCGGTTGCAGGCTGCACGGCAAAAGACCCGTTGGACTGCTTCCTGGGCAAAGTACATGGGAGTAGTAACAATAGCTTTATTGTTAGGGTACATTACCTCCCGCCCAACCTTCATGACTTTTTATGATGCCACTTCCACGAAAATGAATACCCTTACACCCGGCAGTCAGGAAGTGATCAAAAAGCTGAAAGGCGGTCTTACCATCACCTCTTATACCAATATGCTGGATGACAAGAACCTGTGGATTGCGCTCCCGAGATACGTCAATGCGGATCTTACCCGCTTCAGGCAATACGTAAGGTTCAAGCCAGATACTAAAATAAAGTTCGTGTATTACTATGATTCGGTGGATAACCCGGGATTGGCAAAGCGTTACCCCAATATGACCGGTAAGCAGCGTATGGAGAAAATAGCGGAGTACCAGGAAATGAGCAGCAAGCTCGTGATATCGCCCGAAGCCATCAGGAAAGAAATTGACCTCTCGTCAGAAGGCAATACGTTTGTGCGCTCCATTGTACGGGAGAACGGGAAGCAGACCTTCCTTCGGATCTTTGATGATCAGGCCATATTGCCGGGTGAAACAGAGATCACGGCAGCGCTGAAACGATTGACCATGGAAGCACTGCCTAAAGTTGGATTTCTGCGCGGACATGGAGAACGTGATAACCACAGGCAGGGCGACCGGAATTATAACCGTTTTGCACAGGATAAACCTTTCCGCTATTCACTCATTAACCAGGGTTTTGATGTGGCCGATGTAGCATTGGATAAAGAGGTACCGGCAGACGTGAATGTCATGGTCATTGCCGACATGAGAAATGCCTTAATAGATGCCGAAAAAATCAACCTCGATAAATACATCGCCCGCGGAGGTAACTTGCTCATAGCAGGAGAAGCAAGGCGTCAGCAGGCGATGGATGCGTTGATCGCCCCACTGGGCGTACACTTCGCGCCGGGCACGCTGGTAAGTTCCAAAGATGGTTTCCTCCCGGATTTCATTATTTCAAAACCAACCAAAGAAGCTGGCAAACTGATCTATCAATATGATGACATGCGGAAGCGCCACCGCGTGGTTACCATGCCTTCTACAGTGGGACTGGAGTATACAACGGATAAAGGGTTTGCCGTGACGCCGCTTTTCGTATCCGACTCTTCCAGTTGGAATGAAATAGAAACCACCAACTTCATTGATGACACAGTAAAGCTGAACCCGGCAATAGGCGAGGTGCAGAAATCCTACGCCACTGGCTTGGCCCTGTCCCGGAAAGCAGGCAATAAAGTGCAAAAGATCATCATCCTCGGTGATGCAGATTGCATCAGCAATGGAGAGATCAGCATCAGCCGTCAGAATGTAGGGGCAGCCAACTATTCGCTGATCATGGGCGCCTTCTACTGGATGTCGGACAATGAAGTGCCTATTGATGTGCGCAGGCCTGAATTCAAAGACGACAAAACCTCGCTGGATAAACAGGGAATGTTTAACCTGAAAACAACACTGGTATGGGTATTTCCCGGCATATTGTTACTAAGCGCCCTGGTGCTTTGGATCCGCAGAAGGGGAAGATAA